One genomic region from Salvia hispanica cultivar TCC Black 2014 chromosome 2, UniMelb_Shisp_WGS_1.0, whole genome shotgun sequence encodes:
- the LOC125208354 gene encoding protein ANTAGONIST OF LIKE HETEROCHROMATIN PROTEIN 1-like, with protein MADQDAIQKDNKKELPTVLVLLEEILRDQRTNLLLASMLINLAGPNARKRKRGGRDTREELIDYIPAHVKQLDRLVRVSDRSCLDNLRMDRNTFGRLCRLLRDRAGLIDQKFVTVEEQVAMFLSILSHHKKTRVVGHDFMRSSETVSKYTHMVLRGVLTLHELLLVKPEPVDDECTDPRWKWFKGCLGALDGTYINVRVPIADTPRYRNRKGQVSTNTLAVCDRRLRFVYVLPGWEGSAGDSRILRDAISRPLGLKVPKDCYYLCDNAYANSEGFITPYKGVSYHLKEWGPGTQAPQTQEELFNLKHTKARNVIERSFAVLKMRWGILRSPSFYPIEVQTGLIIACFLLHNFIRTQMEVDPYEELIGSQHEDGYGSENDDPVVPTITTVSPTPEWTKKRDDLAAAMWGQRTNG; from the exons ATGGCTGACCAAGATGCGATTCAAAAG GATAATAAAAAGGAACTGCCCACCGTATTGGTTTTGCTTGAGGAAATACTAAGAGACCAACGGACAAACCTGCTCCTCGCAAGTATGCTAATCAACTTGGCAGGACCCAATGCACGTAAAAGGAAACGGGGTGGTAGAGATACACGAGAGGAGCTCATTGATTACATTCCTGCTCACGTAAAGCAGTTGGACAGGCTTGTCCGGGTAAGTGACCGATCATGTTTAGACAATTTAAGGATGGATAGAAACACTTTTGGTAGATTATGTCGTCTATTGCGTGACCGGGCTGGATTAATAGaccaaaaatttgtcaccGTAGAAGAACAAGTTGCTATGTTTTTGTCCATTCTATCACACCATAAAAAGACACGGGTTGTGGGTCACGATTTCATGCGCTCTTCTGAAACTGTGTCCAAATACACACATATGGTGCTCCGTGGGGTGCTTACTTTGCATGAGTTGTTATTAGTCAAACCTGAACCGGTTGATGATGAATGCACGGACCCAAGATGGAAGTGGTTTAAG GGTTGCCTAGGAGCTTTAGATGGTACGTATATAAACGTGCGAGTGCCCATTGCTGACACACCACGGTATCGTAATAGGAAGGGGCAGGTTTCTACTAACACACTTGCTGTATGTGATCGACGACTTCGCTTTGTATACGTGCTGCCAGGATGGGAAGGTTCTGCCGGTGATTCGAGGATATTACGTGATGCAATAAGCAGGCCTCTCGGACTTAAAGTGCCAAAAG ATTGCTATTACCTTTGCGACAATGCTTACGCAAACAGCGAGGGCTTCATCACACCATACAAGGGCGTTAGTTATCATTTGAAGGAGTGGGGACCTGGAACCCAAGCACCGCAAACTCAAGAGGAACTGTTCAACTTGAAGCACACTAAAGCTAGGAATGTGATCGAGCGTTCTTTTGCAGTGCTTAAGATGCGGTGGGGAATCCTTCGCAGCCCAAGCTTCTATCCTATCGAGGTTCAAACCGGGTTGATCATTGCTTGTTTCTTGCTTCACAATTTTATTCGTACGCAAATGGAGGTGGATCCGTATGAGGAATTGATAGGCAGTCAACATGAAGACGGGTATGGGAGTGAGAACGATGACCCGGTAGTGCCTACAATCACTACTGTCTCGCCAACACCTGAATGGACGAAGAAGAGGGACGATCTAGCTGCTGCAATGTGGGGTCAGAGGACAAACGGGTGA
- the LOC125206220 gene encoding B3 domain-containing protein REM20-like — MGGEGANYPPNGPDDYHRLPTFLKVYRLEKHKEEMRLPPEFVGIHGGDLPFDCRLVWPNRVRHIVRILKLANGFYFCTGWPQFVHANGIEHGDYLTFTLVDVGTFNVRRYDMGTHCPRRMISIVIVEDDNLEECYSPDVDTSDDYCPSEVETDSSQDDDYEDDSGALDVDGYPTFVLTLTKTNINRTIEIPYRFWQRHIRMGALEAAVFLLAEGETWRVTLKHKGSKIWVKHGWGQFKTDNQLVEGVRCHFKLVDADDVQFFVWFERP, encoded by the exons ATGGGAGGCGAAGGTGCAAACTACCCCCCGAACGGCCCTGACGATTACCACCGACTTCCTACATTTCTGAAGGTGTATCGCCTAGAAAAACACAAGGAGGAAATg CGGCTTCCTCCGGAATTTGTTGGGATCCATGGAGGGGACCTTCCGTTTGACTGTAGGTTAGTTTGGCCTAATCGAGTTCGACACATTGTACGCATACTGAAACTCGCTAATGGGTTCTACTTCTGCACCGGATGGCCACAATTTGTACATGCAAATGGCATCGAACATGGTGACTACCTTACCTTCACCTTGGTGGATGTTGGAACGTTCAACGTGAGGCGGTATGACATGGGCACCCACTGCCCCCGCAGGATGATATCGATCgtaa TTGTTGAGGACGACAACCTAGAAGAATGCTACTCCCCCGATGTCGATACTTCTGATGACTATTGTCCATCGGAGGTGGAAACTGATTCATCACAAGATGATGACTATGAGGATGACAGTGGTGCCCTCGATGTCGATGGCTATCCCACTTTCGTGCTAACACTCACTAAAACAAACATCAACCGCACAATTGAGATTCCCTACCGCTTTTGGCAACGCCATATCCGAATGGGAGCACTTGAAGCTGCTGTTTTTTTGTTGGCGGAAGGGGAGACATGGCGGGTTACTCTCAAGCACAAAGGATCAAAGATATGGGTGAAGCACGGGTGGGGACAATTCAAAACTGATAACCAACTGGTAGAAGGAGTGCGCTGCCATTTCAAGCTCGTTGATGCGGATGATGTCCAATTCTTTGTGTGGTTTGAGCGTCCTTAG
- the LOC125208075 gene encoding uncharacterized protein LOC125208075 isoform X2: MKELVATGWKSENGYRAGYLTRALEALKHEFPKTDICVHPHIKSRIQSWKKNYYSPMQILDRSGVGFNTDGDYKIDIDDEQWTQVVQKDSNAKYTRNKSWPMFADWKEIFGKDRAEGVKVMDTGDAVRKIYGSGSGVNENSPMTLEELFPDEVFPTGVLPEMVDESTSAPVKVSPRVPTKVTKKRKADDKMDSVLTLMTRIHEDTNERLKDIATRIGYEFDLSTKRTEVFNQLKGMPGLTIKQQFYAAKKLVKEPELLDLFRGLDEFAQPTFILDLLETDGKI, translated from the exons ATGAAGGAGTTGGTGGCAACCGGATGGAAGTCGGAAAATGGTTATCGTGCAGGATATTTGACCCGTGCATTGGAGGcactaaaacatgaatttccCAAAACTGATATTTGTGTTCACCCTCACATCAAGTCGAGGATCCAATCTTGGAAAAAGAATTACTACTCCCCGATGCAAATACTTGACCGTAGTGGTGTTGGTTTCAATACCGATGGTGACTACAAGATAGATATCGATGATGAACAATGGACACAAGTTGTACAG AAAGATAGCAATGCCAAGTATACGAGGAACAAGTCTTGGCCAATGTTCGCTGACTGGAAAGAGATTTTTGGCAAGGACCGTGCGGAAGGGGTTAAGGTTATGGACACGGGGGATGCAGTCCGCAAAATTTATGGGTCTGGTTCTGGTGTAAACGAAAATTCTCCAATGACTTTAGAGGAACTCTTCCCCGATGAAGTTTTTCCTACCGGTGTTCTACCGGAGATGGTTGATGAGAGCACTTCGGCACCTGTCAAAGTTAGTCCGAGGGTGCCAACCAAGGTAACAAAGAAGAGGAAGGCTGATGACAAGATGGACAGTGTCCTTACTCTCATGACTCGCATCCATGAGGACACGAATGAGCGCCTGAAGGACATCGCAACTCGAATTGGTTATGAGTTCGATCTTAGTACGAAGAGGACCGAGGTCTTCAATCAACTGAAAGGTATGCCCGGGCTGACCATCAAGCAACAATTTTATGCTGCAAAAAAGTTGGTGAAGGAGCCTGAGCTTCTGGACTTGTTTAGGGGATTGGATGAATTTGCTCAACCTACTTTTATTCTCGATCTTCTGGAGACAGATGGTAAGATTTGA
- the LOC125208075 gene encoding uncharacterized protein LOC125208075 isoform X1, giving the protein MASQQQSGNDTDGSPLPEGNPDSITGRGVLADRSRRVWTQREEQILLSSMKELVATGWKSENGYRAGYLTRALEALKHEFPKTDICVHPHIKSRIQSWKKNYYSPMQILDRSGVGFNTDGDYKIDIDDEQWTQVVQKDSNAKYTRNKSWPMFADWKEIFGKDRAEGVKVMDTGDAVRKIYGSGSGVNENSPMTLEELFPDEVFPTGVLPEMVDESTSAPVKVSPRVPTKVTKKRKADDKMDSVLTLMTRIHEDTNERLKDIATRIGYEFDLSTKRTEVFNQLKGMPGLTIKQQFYAAKKLVKEPELLDLFRGLDEFAQPTFILDLLETDGKI; this is encoded by the exons ATGGCCTCCCAACAACAGAGTGGTAACGACACCGATGGCAGTCCATTACCAGAGG GTAACCCGGATAGTATTACCGGCAGAGGGGTGCTAGCAGACAGATCTAGACGTGTGTGGACACAACGCGAGGAGCAAATCCTTTTGTCATCCATGAAGGAGTTGGTGGCAACCGGATGGAAGTCGGAAAATGGTTATCGTGCAGGATATTTGACCCGTGCATTGGAGGcactaaaacatgaatttccCAAAACTGATATTTGTGTTCACCCTCACATCAAGTCGAGGATCCAATCTTGGAAAAAGAATTACTACTCCCCGATGCAAATACTTGACCGTAGTGGTGTTGGTTTCAATACCGATGGTGACTACAAGATAGATATCGATGATGAACAATGGACACAAGTTGTACAG AAAGATAGCAATGCCAAGTATACGAGGAACAAGTCTTGGCCAATGTTCGCTGACTGGAAAGAGATTTTTGGCAAGGACCGTGCGGAAGGGGTTAAGGTTATGGACACGGGGGATGCAGTCCGCAAAATTTATGGGTCTGGTTCTGGTGTAAACGAAAATTCTCCAATGACTTTAGAGGAACTCTTCCCCGATGAAGTTTTTCCTACCGGTGTTCTACCGGAGATGGTTGATGAGAGCACTTCGGCACCTGTCAAAGTTAGTCCGAGGGTGCCAACCAAGGTAACAAAGAAGAGGAAGGCTGATGACAAGATGGACAGTGTCCTTACTCTCATGACTCGCATCCATGAGGACACGAATGAGCGCCTGAAGGACATCGCAACTCGAATTGGTTATGAGTTCGATCTTAGTACGAAGAGGACCGAGGTCTTCAATCAACTGAAAGGTATGCCCGGGCTGACCATCAAGCAACAATTTTATGCTGCAAAAAAGTTGGTGAAGGAGCCTGAGCTTCTGGACTTGTTTAGGGGATTGGATGAATTTGCTCAACCTACTTTTATTCTCGATCTTCTGGAGACAGATGGTAAGATTTGA
- the LOC125208074 gene encoding putative F-box protein At3g16210, protein MKITNFLEGDSAICESECGIINKSAPTALRTSNRHVAKKDHLAVIKEQKRKDRRVAVRKERKQRDILLTTKEDVFANPPEEITLEILGRLTIRSVMTCKCVLKSWRHLMEGDEFAMSYTPKPGLTFVHRDMEMGYTVRDEALKPLFRFGLPSDHRLSGVHWCAQIASANGLLSVWDPPPNTIFICNPMTREYVELPPLSKDKITSFFGFGVSRTSGQYKILCIDSHSCYVYTLGRGAGLWRAIAPPPAPALGIGQLYLGDAAFLNGNLHWLALDSEEDYFVCCFDLETELFTRISVPCDYIAERYGNRWVCILEGRLCLYVVLDWYHVIIWKMNNYGDDNSWIKEYSFDLLKKYLSMDVVEVLTNGDLLLAIAGSGTLDASHDRLFYINPKNTGAVVTYGSKQRHSSNIGVYTPSLISLVTMGFHNVQPLNFY, encoded by the coding sequence ATGAAGATCACTAACTTTTTGGAAGGGGATTCTGCTATATGTGAGTCTGAGTGTggcataattaataaaagtgcTCCTACTGCACTCAGAACAAGTAATCGACATGTTGCCAAAAAGGATCATTTAGCTGTAATAAAAGAGCAGAAACGGAAAGATAGGCGTGTAGCTGTAAGAAAAGAACGAAAGCAGAGAGATATTTTGTTAACAACCAAGGAAGATGTGTTTGCAAATCCACCAGAAGAGATTACGTTAGAGATCTTAGGAAGGCTCACCATTAGGAGCGTTATGACGTGCAAGTGTGTTCTTAAATCATGGCGCCATCTAATGGAGGGGGATGAGTTTGCGATGTCATATACCCCCAAACCAGGCCTGACTTTCGTTCATCGGGACATGGAAATGGGATACACTGTCCGCGATGAGGCCTTAAAGCCACTTTTCCGATTTGGTTTGCCTTCTGACCATCGATTATCTGGTGTTCACTGGTGTGCTCAAATTGCTTCAGCTAATGGTTTGCTTTCGGTGTGGGATCCACCCCCTAACACTATATTTATATGCAATCCAATGACTCGTGAGTATGTCGAGCTCCCTCCTCTATCCAAGGACAAAATTACTAGcttttttggatttggagtgaGCAGAACAAGTGGCCAGTATAAGATTTTGTGTATTGATTCCCATAGTTGTTATGTATACACTCTAGGAAGAGGTGCAGGACTGTGGAGAGCCATCGCACCACCACCAGCGCCAGCACTAGGTATTGGTCAACTGTATCTTGGTGATGCTGCATTTTTGAATGGAAATCTTCACTGGTTGGCATTGGATTCGGAAGAAGATTACTTTGTTTGTTGCTTTGATTTGGAAACTGAGCTCTTTACTAGAATTTCAGTTCCTTGTGATTATATTGCCGAAAGATATGGCAACAGGTGGGTATGTATTTTGGAGGGTCGGCTATGTTTATACGTTGTTTTAGATTGGTATCATGTCATTATTTGGAAGATGAACAACTATGGGGATGATAATTCTTGGATAAAGGAATATAGCTTTGACTtactcaaaaaatatttaagtatgGACGTGGTCGAAGTTTTGACAAATGGTGACTTATTGTTAGCGATAGCAGGTTCTGGTACTTTGGACGCATCTCATGATCGACTATTTTATATCAATCCCAAAAACACTGGAGCTGTTGTGACATATGGTTCTAAACAACGTCATTCTTCCAACATTGGTGTTTATACCCCAAGTCTAATTTCGCTCGTCACCATGGGGTTTCATAATGTCCAGCCgttgaatttttattag